The proteins below come from a single Aegilops tauschii subsp. strangulata cultivar AL8/78 chromosome 6, Aet v6.0, whole genome shotgun sequence genomic window:
- the LOC109747562 gene encoding uncharacterized protein, which produces MIPAGAAAAAGGIVAPPPGGVMRIRAVAWAHIVLGWATALLAVLAVNLQPQLQGTCTTTEDEVAHMRADALLLLLSSAAQAAAATVAAFASEDWRKGVPWTFAAFAHGMGVATFHRLDNVVFLAALVTVGSCPGSQLLVHGTPLVAHFILLAVPLGLFFLLGVSTLISALVYP; this is translated from the exons ATGATCCCGGCCGGTGCTGCAGCTGCTGCTGGTGGAATTGTTGCTCCTCCTCCCGGAGGGGTGATGCGCATCCGCGCGGTGGCATGGGCGCACATCGTCCTCGGGTGGGCCACCGCCCTCCTCGCTGTCCTCGCCGTCAACCTCCAGCCGCAGCTGCAG GGGACGTGCACGACCACCGAGGATGAGGTGGCGCACATGCGCGCcgacgcgctgctgctgctgctgtccaGCGCCGCCCAGGCCGCGGCGGCCACGGTGGCCGCCTTCGCGTCGGAGGACTGGCGCAAGGGAGTGCCCTGGACCTTCGCTGCCTTCGCCCACGGGATGGGTGTCGCCACCTTCCACCGCCTCGACAACGTCGTCTTCTTGGCGGCGCTCGTCACCGTCGGGAGCTGCCCCGGCAGCCAGCTGCTCGTCCACGGGACCCCGCTGGTAGCCCACTTCATCCTGCTCGCGGTGCCCCTCGGTCTCTTCTTCCTGCTCGGCGTCAGCACGTTGATCTCCGCCCTGGTATACCCTTAG